The Halotia branconii CENA392 region TTACGAGCGATAGCGACGTAATCGCAAAAATCCTGCGATTGCTTCCCTACACTTCGTTTCGGTCGCAATGACGATTTTGGCTTGCGTAAGTCCTGCTAAACTTTTGTATTTCCTCAATTAATTGGTCGATTTCTGATTCCAAAGTCAAGTAATGGACTGTGGCGCGAATACAATCAGGATCGGCAATTGTGCGAGTGAATATTTTTTGTGACTCTAAAAACTGCACTAAATTGAAACTCGCTTGAGGTTGTGACTCAGTGAGTTGAAAAGAAACTAAACCGCTTTCAGGTGGTGAAGTTCGGAGACATTTAACATTAGGTAGCGCTGCCAACTTCCGCCACAAATACTCACTTTTAGAGCAAATTTGCTCGTAACGTTCTTGTGAAGTTCCCCATTGTCGATGAACAGCGATCGCCTCTTTAAATCCTACATATAAAGAGTAAGCTGATGTTGATACTTCATATCTTCGTCCATCCGGTTGCCAAGACACAGGCTGCGATCGATTATCTACAACAATGCCACGCAAACCAATAAATGTCGGTTGCAGACTTTCTCTGGCTTCTGACCGCACATACAAACCACCAATACCAGCGGGACCACATAACCACTTATGACCAGTGAAAGCATAAAAATCTGCTTGCAATTCACTCAAGTTTAAGGGTAATAAACCAGCAGATTGAGCAGCATCTACTAAAACTAAAGAATTATTCCTTCGACACACTTCCACTATTTTGTCAAGAGGTAAAACTTGACCCGTATTCCAGAAGACATGACTTAAAATTACCAAACGAGTATTAGGGCGCAAGTGTTGGGCAACAACTTTCGCGGGGTCGCCTTCATTTAAAGTTGCCATTAAAGGGCAAGTAGTCACTTCTACTGCGTATCTGCGGCCAATTTCCTGCGCCGTCGCAATTACCCCTGGGTGTTCGCAGTCAGAAAGCAGTATGTGGTCGCCAGCTCGCCAATCAATACCCCACATGGCAATATTGCAGCCGACAGTGACATCTTCGGTTAAAGTAATTGTTGATGATGATACATGAAATTCCGAGGCGATCGCTTCTTTGATCGCTTGCTTTTGTTGAGTCAGCCACGCATAAGCTTCATTTCCAAAAGGGCCGAGGTGTTGAATGTGAGCTTCAGCTTGAGTAACTGCATCCATTGCTTGCTGAGGCATTGGCCCTTGCCCACCATAGTTAAAATATGTCTTATTTGCTAAAGCTGGAAATTGCTCTCGATGGTGATGCAAATTAGTTTTGATCATAGAAATATTAATTAGTACTAATGACTTCAATAGCCGTCTTCAACCAATCAATGTAAGTTTGCTCTCGCTGCATAATTAAGTCCAGCACCAGTTGATGCATAACTTGCTCACGATTTATAGATGCTTGGTTGAGAGGCAGCACTTTGATTGCTTGACAATTGACCATCTTTTCACCGTGAACTACTAGCTGTTGTTTTAGTAAGTTGATGATTGCTTCATTAGGTAGTTGAGCTGCAAAAAATAATTGCATCAGCAACGGTTCTCGTACCGTCGGTAATGGTTGAGGACATTGCAGCCAGCGAACTAATTCAGCTTTTCCAGCATCAGTTGTACTATACACCTTTCGGTTGGGGCGATCGCTCTGAATTTCAACAGTACAAGTAATCCAGCTCTGTGCTTCAAGCTTATCAAGGGTTCTGTAGATTTGCGCTTGGTCTGCCGGCCACAAGTGAGCAATACATTGATCAAAGCAGTTTATTTTCAGGTCGTAACCTGTCATTTGTTCTTGCTGAAGGAGACCTAGAATGATGTGCGCTAAAGACATAGGCGGTTTTCCGAAAGTAAATTAGTGGAAACCATATCTGTTCATTCTCATATAATCTTATGCTAGTATATGATTAATCATACAAGAAACAACTTAATTACCAACTATCGGATCAGATTTTTTTCAGTTGTTTGCTACTGTCTATTTGTCAGGAATATTAAAGCAGAACTTATTCAAGCTATTAAAGCTATTGCCACGGGAGGATCAGTTCAATTGGCTTCTAACATACTCCAACAAAGAATACACCAACATCAACATTTACGTGATTTACGAAACAAATTACTACATCTTCACAAAGCGTTGATTGAAACAGAACGCATTGCCTACGAACAAGTTAGTGGACGAGTATCAAATAGAGAACTGCTACAACTTGTCATCAGTCATGAACAATTTGCTTGGCTGCACAGCATTTCTGAGTTGGTTGTGCAAATTGATGAAACCCTTGTAGCAGATGAACCAGTATCGCTGGAAAATGTCCAAAGCTTGATTGCCAACGCCCGGATGTTAATCTCACCATCTGAGGTTGGTAATACATTTGCCAGAAAATACTACGCAGCGTTGCAACGTGAACCTGATGTAGTGTTAGCTCACGCAGATGTGTCACAGTTTCTAGCATCCGAGAAATAAATCAAATTAAGTTCATCCCACTCCTAATACCGTTTCACTTTAAAGTTGATACATTTGGGCAAGCAGGGGAGGCAGTGCGGTCTTGGGGAGCCAGTCCGCCCTTGCGGTTTCCCGACTTGAAGGAACTGGCGTGGTTTCCCCTCTTGTGCGACTGCCGCACCCCTTGTGGGTCTTGGGGAGCCAGTCCGCCCTTGCGGTTTCCCGACTTGAAGGAACTGGCGTGGTTCCCCCCAGGAGCAACTGCCGTGGAGCAGGGGAAGCAGCACTTCGGCTACGCGGCAGTTGAGCGTAGTCGAAACTCAGTGACCGGAGGCAGGGGGAGTAAG contains the following coding sequences:
- a CDS encoding aminotransferase class V-fold PLP-dependent enzyme, with product MIKTNLHHHREQFPALANKTYFNYGGQGPMPQQAMDAVTQAEAHIQHLGPFGNEAYAWLTQQKQAIKEAIASEFHVSSSTITLTEDVTVGCNIAMWGIDWRAGDHILLSDCEHPGVIATAQEIGRRYAVEVTTCPLMATLNEGDPAKVVAQHLRPNTRLVILSHVFWNTGQVLPLDKIVEVCRRNNSLVLVDAAQSAGLLPLNLSELQADFYAFTGHKWLCGPAGIGGLYVRSEARESLQPTFIGLRGIVVDNRSQPVSWQPDGRRYEVSTSAYSLYVGFKEAIAVHRQWGTSQERYEQICSKSEYLWRKLAALPNVKCLRTSPPESGLVSFQLTESQPQASFNLVQFLESQKIFTRTIADPDCIRATVHYLTLESEIDQLIEEIQKFSRTYASQNRHCDRNEV
- a CDS encoding PadR family transcriptional regulator — translated: MSLAHIILGLLQQEQMTGYDLKINCFDQCIAHLWPADQAQIYRTLDKLEAQSWITCTVEIQSDRPNRKVYSTTDAGKAELVRWLQCPQPLPTVREPLLMQLFFAAQLPNEAIINLLKQQLVVHGEKMVNCQAIKVLPLNQASINREQVMHQLVLDLIMQREQTYIDWLKTAIEVISTN